One part of the Rhodococcus oxybenzonivorans genome encodes these proteins:
- a CDS encoding iron-siderophore ABC transporter substrate-binding protein has translation MTTSGRYWHRAGIVMLAATALLAGACSESTFDSNDSAAFATGQADASAFPVSISSALGTAEITEAPERVITLGWGSEDAALSLGVVPVAVQNMKSDTGTDDGLLPWSRARLEELDPNAEPTLLTASSKEMPYEQIASLDPDVILAVHSGLNQEQFDKLSAIAPTVAYPERRWATSWEDQITTVGKALGRSAQAEELVTKTQETLAEQKSQHPEFAGKTVAFGSGTEPGSYNFYFDTDPRLKMLVSLGFTVDPLAQQLREDSDQTKFAAPVSLELLPTYNPDVLLAWYLSPELQNEVQSNPLFAGLKSVRTNSYIGLTDPPLVFASSSPNVLSMPWLLDKLVPQLSQAANNVSTS, from the coding sequence ATGACAACGTCCGGAAGATATTGGCACAGAGCCGGGATCGTGATGCTCGCGGCAACCGCTCTGCTGGCCGGTGCCTGCAGCGAGTCGACGTTCGACTCGAACGACTCGGCGGCTTTCGCCACCGGACAGGCCGATGCGTCGGCCTTCCCGGTGTCGATTTCGTCGGCACTGGGCACCGCCGAGATCACGGAAGCCCCCGAGCGTGTGATCACGCTCGGCTGGGGCAGCGAAGATGCCGCACTCTCGCTCGGCGTCGTTCCCGTCGCCGTCCAGAACATGAAGTCCGATACCGGAACCGATGACGGCCTCCTGCCGTGGTCACGCGCACGCCTCGAGGAACTCGACCCGAACGCCGAGCCCACCCTGCTGACGGCGTCGAGCAAGGAGATGCCGTACGAGCAGATTGCATCGCTAGATCCCGATGTCATCCTCGCCGTGCACTCGGGACTGAACCAGGAGCAGTTCGACAAGCTGTCGGCCATCGCGCCCACGGTGGCATATCCGGAACGACGCTGGGCGACCAGCTGGGAAGACCAGATCACCACCGTCGGAAAGGCTCTCGGACGGTCCGCGCAGGCCGAGGAACTGGTCACGAAGACGCAGGAGACGCTGGCCGAGCAGAAGTCGCAGCATCCCGAGTTCGCCGGCAAGACGGTGGCGTTCGGTAGCGGCACCGAGCCGGGCTCGTACAACTTCTATTTCGACACCGATCCGCGGCTGAAGATGCTCGTCAGTCTCGGGTTCACCGTCGACCCGCTCGCGCAGCAGCTTCGGGAGGACAGCGATCAGACCAAGTTCGCAGCTCCGGTCAGCCTCGAACTGCTGCCCACGTACAACCCGGATGTTCTCCTCGCGTGGTATCTGTCGCCGGAACTGCAGAACGAGGTGCAGTCGAACCCGCTGTTCGCCGGTCTGAAGTCGGTGCGCACCAACTCCTACATCGGCCTGACCGACCCGCCGCTGGTGTTCGCGTCGAGCTCACCGAACGTCCTGAGCATGCCGTGGCTGCTCGACAAGCTGGTTCCGCAGCTCTCGCAGGCCGCGAACAACGTCTCGACCAGCTAG
- the entS gene encoding enterobactin transporter EntS → MAGFSRYAIDLTPLRTSREFRYIFVARTISIFGLGLLLVAVPLQVYDMTGSTLSVGAASIVVGSSVFIGTLFGGVIADRYDRRPVIALARASAGIAFAILAVNAFLPTPQLWVIYLCGVIEGLAGGISSTALMAVIPSLLPKDKMAAAGALMTVMADLGTVASPAIGGVIIATTSVGTNYVLAAVSSAITAYCIARLPSLPPPVKNTEGPLRSIASGFTYAAKDSVVGGTLLVGICAMMLTGWNVLLPAYASEVLHTGPAATGFLYSAPAVGALTGSLTSGWTGTARRGGLVVFLAAMIAAGGLVGVGAVPMFAVTFLGLAAHGFGRVVGDILRYAVIQTETPEEYRGRVAGVWGAQISTGSAAGALVAGAVGAAVGPREAFLLYGAGGIAVLAVLALVLKGLRTYSSAAAEDLSAAAQ, encoded by the coding sequence ATGGCTGGATTCTCGAGGTACGCAATCGACTTGACACCGCTACGGACGAGTCGCGAATTCCGGTACATCTTCGTTGCCCGTACCATTTCGATCTTCGGACTGGGCCTGCTGCTCGTGGCGGTGCCGCTCCAGGTGTACGACATGACCGGTTCCACACTCTCGGTCGGCGCGGCCAGCATCGTCGTGGGGTCGTCGGTGTTCATCGGAACGTTGTTCGGTGGAGTGATCGCGGACAGGTACGACCGGCGACCCGTGATCGCCCTCGCGCGAGCCAGTGCGGGTATCGCTTTCGCGATCCTGGCGGTCAACGCGTTTCTGCCGACGCCGCAGCTGTGGGTGATCTACCTGTGTGGCGTGATCGAGGGACTGGCAGGCGGGATCTCGTCGACGGCTCTGATGGCCGTGATCCCGTCGCTGCTGCCGAAGGACAAGATGGCGGCCGCTGGGGCACTGATGACGGTCATGGCCGACCTCGGCACCGTCGCGTCGCCGGCGATCGGCGGCGTGATCATCGCGACCACGTCGGTGGGCACCAATTACGTGCTCGCCGCTGTCTCCTCGGCGATCACGGCCTACTGCATCGCCCGGTTGCCTTCGCTGCCACCACCTGTCAAGAACACCGAGGGCCCCCTGCGTTCGATCGCCAGCGGGTTCACCTACGCCGCCAAGGATTCCGTGGTGGGCGGCACTCTGCTCGTGGGCATCTGCGCGATGATGCTGACGGGATGGAACGTTCTGCTGCCCGCCTATGCGAGCGAGGTGCTCCACACCGGTCCCGCCGCAACCGGCTTCCTCTACAGCGCCCCCGCCGTGGGCGCGCTCACCGGATCGCTCACCAGCGGCTGGACCGGGACGGCCCGTCGAGGCGGACTCGTAGTGTTCTTGGCCGCGATGATCGCAGCGGGAGGCCTGGTGGGCGTGGGCGCCGTGCCGATGTTCGCCGTCACGTTCCTCGGCCTGGCCGCACACGGATTCGGGCGGGTAGTCGGCGACATCCTGCGCTACGCCGTGATCCAGACCGAGACGCCGGAGGAATACCGGGGCCGCGTCGCCGGTGTGTGGGGGGCGCAGATCTCCACCGGTTCGGCAGCGGGAGCACTCGTCGCCGGTGCCGTCGGTGCCGCAGTCGGTCCGCGGGAAGCGTTCCTGCTCTACGGCGCCGGCGGCATCGCCGTGCTCGCCGTCCTGGCGCTCGTCCTGAAGGGACTGCGCACCTACAGCAGTGCCGCCGCCGAAGACCTCTCGGCGGCGGCACAGTGA
- a CDS encoding phosphopantetheine-binding protein codes for MSSAPKTALSRNRIREDVADVLGVPVTELDDSANLLDEGMDSVRVMALVERWRTAGASVDLVDLVGEPTLDAWFDVTAAR; via the coding sequence GTGAGCTCTGCCCCGAAGACCGCACTCAGCCGGAACCGGATTCGCGAGGACGTCGCCGACGTGCTCGGCGTTCCGGTGACCGAACTGGACGATTCGGCGAACCTCCTCGACGAGGGCATGGACTCGGTGCGCGTCATGGCGCTGGTGGAGCGGTGGCGGACGGCCGGCGCCTCCGTCGATCTCGTGGACCTCGTCGGCGAGCCGACCCTCGACGCCTGGTTCGACGTCACTGCGGCCCGATGA
- a CDS encoding siderophore-interacting protein has translation MSAPRLPLVLQVADIRPVTPRMTCVRFAGTEVLDYAAGSCVPNIKLCFPHPVHGLLLPDPDVSGRYQWPEPEGRQLVRTYTVRRLSRENAELDVHFVDHGDDGVAAEWLRSAAPGDRLGVLGGGGKSIRPAQWYLLAGDESALPAIAAILEDLPADASGRVLIDVADEHERQDLRHPAGVEVEWLYRRGGASRLADTVRAAVLPADRSTVFAWVGAESATVRELRRYLRTEVGLDRSQVLLIGYWHRGMSESAYKAAADNDRDPAESSSRPGISRTTA, from the coding sequence ATGAGCGCGCCCCGCCTCCCACTTGTTCTGCAGGTCGCCGACATTCGCCCGGTCACCCCACGGATGACGTGCGTCCGGTTCGCCGGGACGGAGGTACTCGACTACGCCGCGGGATCGTGTGTACCCAACATCAAGTTGTGCTTTCCGCATCCCGTGCACGGACTGCTACTCCCTGATCCCGACGTGAGCGGCCGCTACCAGTGGCCGGAGCCCGAGGGACGGCAACTGGTACGCACGTACACGGTGCGGCGGCTCAGCCGGGAGAACGCCGAACTGGACGTGCATTTCGTCGACCACGGCGATGACGGTGTCGCTGCAGAGTGGCTCCGGAGCGCCGCGCCCGGTGATCGGCTGGGTGTGCTCGGCGGCGGCGGTAAATCGATCCGTCCCGCGCAGTGGTACCTGCTGGCGGGCGACGAGTCGGCACTTCCCGCCATCGCGGCCATCCTCGAGGACCTGCCCGCCGATGCGTCGGGACGGGTGCTGATCGACGTCGCCGACGAGCACGAGCGCCAGGATCTACGTCATCCAGCCGGAGTCGAGGTGGAATGGCTGTACCGCCGCGGCGGTGCCAGTCGCCTCGCCGACACGGTCCGTGCCGCTGTCCTGCCCGCCGACCGGTCCACGGTGTTCGCGTGGGTGGGTGCCGAATCCGCTACGGTCCGCGAACTCCGCCGATACCTGCGCACCGAGGTCGGGCTCGATCGGTCCCAGGTGCTGCTCATCGGGTACTGGCACCGCGGCATGTCCGAATCGGCGTACAAGGCGGCCGCCGACAACGACCGTGACCCGGCCGAGTCCTCGAGTCGACCCGGCATTTCCCGGACGACCGCCTAG
- a CDS encoding YhgE/Pip domain-containing protein, translating to MAHETSGSGKTSVLRTPRFWIAPLLLVSIVMSLLAALYMGGMLDPTKNLDHFPIALVNQDEGDTLPGSTPPQQQNLGDQIEAGLIEGVDPEKVELRRIGIAEAQSKLDNGDLYGAIVIPSDFTKRTFILAQASVIPGDVERPVITIYTNPRAGTISANLVSNIGQMAMDKANQTMGEQLTAQVTQQLAATAPDAQLSGASRLVLTDPIDVRTVAHNPLPEGTGYGLAAFYYALLLVLAGFTGATIASTLVDGMLGFTPTEVGPLYLHNEAVPISRFNTLLVKWALMTLLAGIVSGLYLWISSALGLPITDPLALWEYGAFAIAAVGITAMSVMAAFGNLGLLINLMIFVVLALPSSGGTIPLEAAPRLYTWLGEFEPMHQIYIGVRAILFFGAKGDAGLIHAVWMTAGGLLIGLIFGAVVTRFYDRKGLHRRHKAPNALETVDVAGA from the coding sequence ATGGCACACGAGACGAGCGGGTCCGGCAAGACGAGCGTGCTTCGGACACCACGCTTCTGGATCGCACCACTGTTGCTGGTGTCGATCGTCATGTCGCTGTTGGCCGCGCTGTACATGGGCGGCATGCTCGACCCCACCAAGAATCTCGACCATTTCCCGATAGCGCTGGTCAACCAGGACGAGGGTGACACGCTGCCCGGCTCGACTCCGCCCCAGCAGCAGAACCTCGGCGACCAGATCGAGGCGGGGCTGATCGAGGGTGTCGACCCCGAGAAGGTGGAACTCCGGCGAATCGGAATCGCCGAGGCGCAGTCGAAACTCGACAACGGTGACCTCTACGGTGCCATCGTCATTCCGAGCGACTTCACGAAACGCACGTTCATCCTGGCTCAGGCGAGTGTGATTCCCGGTGACGTGGAGCGGCCCGTCATCACCATCTACACCAATCCGCGGGCAGGAACGATCAGCGCGAATCTGGTGTCGAACATCGGTCAGATGGCGATGGACAAAGCCAATCAGACGATGGGCGAGCAACTCACCGCCCAGGTGACGCAGCAACTCGCGGCTACCGCACCCGATGCCCAGCTGTCGGGTGCCAGCCGGCTCGTCCTCACCGACCCCATCGACGTCCGGACCGTCGCCCACAACCCGCTGCCCGAAGGCACCGGATACGGTCTGGCGGCGTTCTACTACGCCCTGCTCCTCGTCCTTGCGGGATTCACCGGCGCCACCATCGCGAGCACTCTCGTCGACGGCATGCTGGGATTCACCCCCACGGAGGTCGGGCCGCTGTACCTGCACAACGAGGCAGTGCCGATTTCGCGTTTCAACACCTTGCTGGTCAAGTGGGCCCTCATGACACTGCTCGCGGGAATCGTTTCCGGGCTGTACTTGTGGATCAGCTCGGCCCTGGGGCTGCCGATCACCGACCCGCTGGCCCTGTGGGAGTACGGCGCTTTCGCCATCGCCGCTGTGGGTATCACGGCAATGTCGGTGATGGCCGCGTTCGGCAATCTCGGACTGCTCATCAATCTGATGATCTTCGTCGTCCTCGCGCTGCCCTCCTCGGGAGGAACCATCCCACTCGAGGCTGCACCACGGTTGTACACCTGGCTCGGCGAATTCGAGCCGATGCACCAGATCTACATCGGGGTGCGCGCCATCCTGTTCTTCGGCGCGAAGGGCGACGCAGGACTCATCCATGCAGTGTGGATGACCGCCGGAGGTCTGCTCATCGGCCTGATCTTCGGGGCCGTCGTCACCCGTTTCTACGACCGTAAGGGACTGCATCGCCGGCACAAGGCACCGAACGCACTCGAAACGGTGGACGTGGCCGGAGCGTAG
- a CDS encoding bifunctional 3'-5' exonuclease/DNA polymerase, producing the protein MRVVMVPDADGGATTIRTDPAGVPLESPRHHSNAAGAVRDIEAAGHPRWIWTGTAAVYPSLLRAGIRVGRCHDLALTHAILSMRDGVPAPPAEEPLTDDRLGLFDTTPVADPEQVVADFAAQRKTIGTDSRLDLLVAAESAGALAAAEMGFDGLPFSAPAHEAFLEAALGPRPVGYDLPQRIQTVSGEIGAAFGRSINPASHVEVVDAFRREGIELVSTRKHLLREIDHPAVPLLLRHRDLSKLFSTNGWQWLDSWVRDNRFRPVYVPGGVVSGRWASRGGGALQIPKPLRSSVIADPGHTFVIADAGQLEPRILAAMSGDPRMVAAAGADDLYAPVAAETFDGDRAKAKVAILGVLYGATAGEARSLLTLLRTRFPVAVEYVEKAARAGERGEVVRSWLGRACPPPASDFWSHGDARSRGRFTRNFVVQATAAEWALCVLADLRRRLADDSDSELVFFQHDEVMVHTRNPETATRHVLGAVDVATRLLFGDTRVRFPMDVAVRDCYGESSIES; encoded by the coding sequence GTGAGAGTGGTGATGGTTCCGGACGCCGATGGTGGTGCGACGACGATCCGCACCGATCCGGCCGGAGTTCCGCTCGAGTCGCCACGACATCACTCCAACGCCGCGGGTGCGGTGCGCGACATCGAAGCCGCCGGTCATCCCCGCTGGATCTGGACCGGCACCGCGGCCGTCTACCCTTCGTTGCTGCGGGCCGGAATACGGGTGGGGCGTTGTCACGACCTCGCCCTCACCCACGCGATCCTGAGCATGCGCGACGGGGTTCCGGCGCCACCCGCCGAGGAACCGCTCACCGACGATCGTCTCGGTCTGTTCGACACCACACCGGTCGCCGATCCTGAACAGGTGGTCGCCGACTTCGCTGCACAACGGAAGACGATCGGCACCGATTCCCGGCTGGATCTTCTGGTGGCGGCGGAGTCGGCGGGCGCGCTCGCCGCCGCGGAAATGGGCTTCGACGGATTACCCTTCTCGGCTCCCGCCCACGAGGCGTTCCTCGAAGCCGCACTGGGACCACGCCCGGTGGGGTACGACCTTCCCCAGCGCATCCAGACAGTGTCCGGCGAGATCGGTGCGGCGTTCGGCCGCAGCATCAACCCGGCGTCCCATGTGGAGGTAGTCGACGCCTTCCGCCGCGAAGGCATCGAACTGGTGTCGACGCGCAAGCATCTGCTGCGCGAGATCGACCATCCCGCCGTGCCCCTCCTCCTGCGTCACCGTGACCTGTCGAAGTTGTTCAGCACCAACGGCTGGCAGTGGCTCGACAGCTGGGTCCGCGACAACCGCTTCCGGCCGGTCTACGTGCCCGGTGGTGTGGTATCCGGCCGCTGGGCGAGTCGTGGTGGCGGGGCGCTGCAGATTCCGAAGCCGCTCCGGTCGAGCGTGATCGCCGACCCGGGTCACACCTTCGTCATCGCCGACGCCGGTCAGCTGGAGCCCCGCATTCTGGCGGCCATGTCGGGAGACCCGCGCATGGTGGCTGCGGCGGGCGCGGATGACCTGTATGCCCCGGTAGCCGCAGAGACGTTCGACGGTGACCGCGCCAAGGCCAAGGTGGCGATCCTCGGTGTTCTGTACGGTGCCACGGCGGGTGAGGCCCGTTCGCTACTCACCCTGCTGCGCACACGTTTCCCTGTCGCAGTCGAGTACGTGGAGAAGGCTGCCCGGGCAGGCGAACGGGGTGAGGTGGTGCGTTCGTGGCTCGGCCGGGCCTGCCCACCGCCCGCATCCGATTTCTGGTCACACGGTGACGCCCGTTCGCGTGGGCGGTTCACGCGCAATTTCGTCGTGCAGGCCACCGCCGCCGAATGGGCGCTCTGTGTGCTGGCCGATCTGCGACGCCGGCTCGCCGACGATTCCGACAGCGAGCTCGTCTTCTTCCAGCACGACGAGGTGATGGTGCACACCCGGAACCCGGAGACGGCTACCCGGCACGTTCTCGGAGCCGTCGACGTGGCCACCCGCCTGCTCTTCGGGGACACCCGGGTGCGGTTCCCCATGGACGTGGCAGTGCGGGACTGCTACGGCGAGAGTTCTATCGAGTCCTGA
- a CDS encoding MMPL family transporter: protein MTKLDSTGASTSGEAPRKFRWPAFTIVAIAIIAFFAGGFGGSFQGKLTEVQKNDNAAYLSSTAESTVVTNESSKFLTVETIPGFVLFHRDSALTDQDKAAIAQAGEDIAAVEGVDAEGMSQPQYSEDGTTASIFVPLVAKENGTAVAGDVLATTEQDVLTAAENAAVGLEVLPAGPGGLLVAFIDAFAGLDGALLGAALLVVVLILLVVYRSPVLWFFPLFSALLALGLASMVIYFLAKAEVLTLTGQSQGILFVLVIGAGTDYALLLISRYREELHFYPSRFDAMAKAWRESAPAITASAVTVILGLLCLTFSELNSNKSLGPVAAIGIACTYLVMMSFLPVALATAGRWVFWPRKPRVDEAADLTTHGLWGKIAAQVGSKDRPFWIGTTVLLAALFLVGIGSLKTEGLTSSESFTNRPDAVVGQELYDSKFDPGAGAPAVILTNAAQTQAVIDAVSAVDGVSKEPGAVCPQVDVAKLSALVKANPEAVASAAAGQTGCPPDFLTAAPIDGRMVVNATLADSYDSPEALATVERLRETVHAIPGADGLVGGGTATTLDVQTASVHDRNLIIPIVLVVIFLVLAVLLRALLAPVILIATVVLSFAATLGVCGFFFTHVFHFANADPAFPLFAFVFLVALGIDYNIFLMTRVREETQEHGTRSGVLRGLAVTGGVITSAGVVLAATFAVLGVLPLVFLAEVGFAVAFGVLLDTIIVRSILVPALSHDIGKKIWWPSDLAQAKD, encoded by the coding sequence ATGACCAAGTTGGATTCGACGGGCGCGAGCACAAGCGGTGAGGCGCCGCGCAAATTCCGCTGGCCCGCGTTCACCATCGTGGCCATCGCGATCATCGCCTTCTTCGCGGGGGGATTCGGTGGGTCGTTCCAGGGAAAGCTGACCGAGGTTCAGAAGAACGACAACGCCGCCTACCTGTCGAGTACCGCAGAGTCGACCGTCGTCACCAACGAGTCGTCGAAGTTCCTCACAGTGGAGACGATTCCCGGCTTCGTACTGTTTCACCGCGACTCGGCACTCACCGATCAGGACAAGGCTGCCATCGCGCAGGCCGGCGAGGACATTGCCGCCGTCGAGGGCGTCGATGCGGAGGGGATGTCGCAACCCCAGTACTCCGAGGACGGCACCACGGCGTCGATTTTCGTTCCCCTCGTCGCAAAGGAGAACGGCACTGCCGTCGCCGGTGACGTGCTCGCCACCACGGAACAGGATGTGCTCACCGCAGCCGAGAACGCGGCCGTCGGGCTCGAGGTGCTCCCCGCGGGGCCCGGCGGTCTACTCGTGGCCTTCATCGATGCGTTCGCCGGGCTCGACGGCGCCCTACTCGGTGCCGCCCTGCTCGTCGTCGTCCTGATCCTGCTGGTGGTGTATCGATCCCCGGTGCTGTGGTTCTTCCCGCTGTTCTCGGCGCTACTCGCCCTGGGCCTGGCGTCGATGGTGATCTACTTCCTCGCGAAGGCGGAGGTGCTCACGCTCACCGGTCAGAGCCAAGGCATTCTCTTCGTCCTGGTCATCGGTGCGGGCACCGACTATGCCCTGCTCCTGATCTCTCGGTATCGAGAGGAGCTCCATTTCTATCCCAGCCGGTTCGACGCGATGGCCAAGGCCTGGCGGGAGTCGGCTCCCGCCATCACGGCGTCCGCGGTCACCGTCATCCTGGGCCTGCTGTGCCTGACTTTCTCGGAGCTCAATTCCAACAAGAGCCTCGGTCCCGTTGCTGCCATCGGCATCGCCTGCACGTATCTGGTGATGATGAGCTTCCTGCCGGTGGCTCTGGCCACCGCCGGTCGGTGGGTGTTCTGGCCACGCAAGCCTCGGGTGGACGAGGCAGCGGATCTCACCACGCACGGTCTGTGGGGCAAGATCGCCGCCCAGGTCGGCAGCAAGGACCGGCCGTTCTGGATCGGTACGACAGTGCTGTTGGCCGCACTGTTCCTGGTGGGCATCGGCAGTTTGAAGACGGAGGGGCTGACGTCCTCCGAGAGCTTCACAAACCGCCCGGACGCCGTCGTCGGGCAGGAACTCTACGACTCCAAGTTCGATCCGGGCGCCGGCGCGCCGGCCGTCATCCTGACCAACGCCGCCCAGACGCAGGCGGTCATCGACGCGGTCAGCGCTGTCGACGGGGTATCGAAGGAGCCCGGCGCCGTGTGTCCACAGGTCGACGTGGCGAAGCTGTCCGCACTGGTCAAGGCGAACCCCGAGGCGGTGGCGTCAGCCGCAGCAGGACAGACGGGCTGCCCGCCCGACTTCCTCACCGCGGCGCCGATCGACGGTCGCATGGTGGTCAACGCGACTCTCGCCGACTCGTACGATTCCCCGGAGGCCCTGGCGACCGTGGAGCGACTACGTGAGACGGTGCACGCAATTCCCGGCGCCGACGGCTTGGTCGGTGGAGGCACCGCAACCACCCTCGACGTGCAGACGGCGTCTGTGCACGACCGGAACCTGATCATCCCCATCGTGCTCGTCGTGATCTTCCTGGTGCTGGCCGTGCTCCTGCGCGCACTGCTGGCACCGGTCATCCTCATCGCCACGGTGGTGTTGTCCTTCGCCGCGACTCTGGGCGTGTGCGGATTCTTCTTCACGCACGTGTTCCACTTCGCCAACGCCGATCCGGCGTTCCCGCTGTTCGCCTTCGTGTTCCTCGTGGCACTGGGCATCGACTACAACATCTTCCTGATGACCCGTGTGCGCGAGGAAACCCAGGAGCACGGCACACGGTCGGGCGTGTTGCGCGGACTGGCGGTCACCGGTGGCGTGATCACGTCGGCCGGTGTCGTCCTCGCAGCAACGTTCGCGGTGCTGGGTGTGCTACCTCTGGTGTTCCTCGCCGAGGTCGGTTTCGCGGTGGCCTTCGGCGTGCTCCTCGACACGATCATCGTGCGCAGCATCCTCGTTCCCGCCCTCTCACACGACATCGGCAAGAAGATCTGGTGGCCGTCCGATTTGGCACAGGCAAAGGACTAG
- a CDS encoding DNA-3-methyladenine glycosylase family protein translates to MRVLLPYRDPFTHAPLWSALRAHTIAGLERHDPDTGAHTRVVNAAHGPALVTVVVRPEKRHVETHIVPAHSADIGELTDIVRRWLDLDADPLVIDAALVRHPELASLVTLRPGLRRLGSVDGFETAVLTVLGQQVSLAAARTFGARLVAAYGRPVHGEFRAFPAPEVLADRSPEELRSAIGVTGARARTVHALAHAAADGLRLDADTEPAKFRAGVLALPGIGPWTADYLTVRVLGDPDAFPADDLVLRRALGVGKGSEAAALAEAWRPWRAYALFHLWTAEAF, encoded by the coding sequence GTGAGGGTTCTCCTGCCCTACCGCGACCCCTTCACCCACGCTCCGCTGTGGAGTGCACTGCGAGCCCACACCATCGCCGGTCTCGAGCGGCACGATCCCGACACCGGCGCCCACACACGCGTGGTGAACGCCGCGCACGGACCCGCCCTGGTGACCGTTGTCGTCCGCCCCGAGAAACGGCATGTCGAGACCCACATCGTCCCGGCACATTCCGCCGATATCGGGGAGTTGACCGATATCGTGCGCCGCTGGCTCGATTTGGACGCAGACCCGCTGGTCATCGACGCCGCACTCGTCCGGCACCCGGAACTCGCTTCGCTGGTGACCTTGCGGCCGGGACTCCGCCGGCTGGGCAGCGTCGACGGCTTCGAGACCGCAGTCCTTACCGTGCTGGGCCAGCAGGTGTCGCTCGCCGCAGCGCGGACGTTCGGTGCCCGGTTGGTCGCTGCCTACGGGCGACCGGTGCACGGCGAGTTCCGTGCGTTTCCCGCACCCGAGGTACTGGCCGATCGATCGCCGGAGGAGTTGCGTTCCGCGATCGGTGTGACCGGCGCCCGGGCACGCACTGTGCATGCGCTTGCGCACGCCGCCGCGGACGGGTTGCGGCTCGACGCCGACACCGAACCGGCGAAGTTCCGGGCCGGTGTACTCGCGCTGCCCGGAATCGGACCGTGGACGGCGGACTATCTGACGGTGCGAGTGCTCGGCGACCCGGACGCGTTTCCTGCCGACGACCTCGTTCTCAGGCGGGCACTCGGCGTGGGTAAGGGCAGCGAAGCTGCCGCTCTCGCCGAGGCGTGGCGGCCGTGGCGTGCGTATGCCCTCTTCCACCTCTGGACTGCAGAGGCGTTCTAG
- a CDS encoding methylated-DNA--[protein]-cysteine S-methyltransferase translates to MNTIPDIIDALSVSDSDVERRLRTRLAAAADDAGLLDVAYRTVDSPVGSLLLAATDRGLVRVAFAGEGHDAVLQRLAEHISPRILRAPARLDAVARELEEYFRGERTSFDVPLDFRLAKGFRREVLTHLPEIHYGQTWSYATVAAAAGSPRAVRAVGTACATNPLPVVVPCHRVVRSDGSLGQYVGGAAAKSLLLTLEAAA, encoded by the coding sequence ATGAACACCATTCCGGACATCATCGACGCCTTGTCGGTATCGGATTCCGATGTCGAACGACGACTCCGCACCCGGCTCGCCGCCGCCGCCGACGACGCCGGACTCCTCGACGTCGCGTACCGGACCGTGGACAGTCCTGTCGGTTCGCTGCTCCTGGCCGCGACCGACCGTGGCCTGGTGCGTGTCGCCTTCGCCGGCGAGGGCCACGATGCCGTGTTGCAGAGACTCGCCGAGCACATCAGTCCCCGGATACTCCGCGCGCCGGCCCGGCTGGACGCGGTGGCCCGCGAACTCGAGGAGTACTTCCGGGGGGAACGCACGTCGTTCGACGTCCCGCTCGACTTCCGCCTGGCCAAGGGCTTCCGGCGGGAGGTGCTCACCCACCTACCCGAGATCCACTACGGCCAGACGTGGAGCTACGCCACCGTCGCGGCCGCTGCGGGCAGTCCCCGCGCCGTGCGGGCCGTCGGAACCGCCTGCGCGACAAACCCTCTGCCAGTGGTGGTGCCTTGCCACCGAGTGGTGCGCAGCGACGGCAGCCTCGGCCAGTACGTGGGCGGGGCCGCAGCGAAGTCCCTGCTACTGACGTTGGAAGCCGCAGCGTGA
- a CDS encoding RNA polymerase sigma factor → MGLIPFEQIVAEHGPTVLRVCRAVVGPVDAEDAWSDTFLAAMRAYPDLRPESNVEAWLVTIAHRKALDHIRARERRAVPTDHVPEQTTDRGLPGSGDPELWEAVGALPMKQRAAVAYRYLAGLPYADIAVILGNSPDAARRAAADGIAALRRSRSISMLGERVSGERG, encoded by the coding sequence ATGGGCCTGATTCCGTTCGAGCAGATCGTGGCCGAGCACGGCCCCACGGTGTTGCGGGTCTGCCGGGCGGTGGTCGGCCCGGTCGACGCCGAAGACGCCTGGTCGGACACGTTTCTCGCCGCCATGCGCGCGTATCCCGATCTGCGGCCTGAAAGTAACGTCGAGGCCTGGCTCGTGACCATCGCGCACCGCAAGGCGCTCGATCACATTCGGGCCCGGGAACGCCGGGCCGTTCCCACGGATCACGTTCCCGAGCAGACCACCGACCGCGGGCTGCCCGGAAGCGGCGACCCCGAATTGTGGGAGGCGGTGGGTGCCTTGCCCATGAAACAACGCGCAGCCGTGGCCTACCGCTACTTGGCAGGATTGCCCTACGCCGACATCGCGGTGATTCTCGGCAACTCGCCGGACGCTGCCAGACGCGCCGCGGCCGACGGTATTGCGGCCCTGCGTAGGTCCCGCTCGATCTCGATGCTGGGAGAAAGAGTGAGTGGAGAAAGAGGATGA